The Coffea arabica cultivar ET-39 chromosome 3c, Coffea Arabica ET-39 HiFi, whole genome shotgun sequence genome contains a region encoding:
- the LOC140038174 gene encoding AT-hook motif nuclear-localized protein 20-like, whose product MEKLGTIICMLNLIKIARLANRWWGGQVGLPGVEPAPCSPVSSNKRGRPDLAILNENSGSKGSEDEERDNTSGEPREGAVEVGNRRPRGRPPGSKNKPKPPIFVTRDSPNALRSHVMEVAGGSDVAESIAQFARKRQRGVCVLSGSGSVANVTLRQPAAPGAVVALHGRFEILSLTGAFLPGPAPPGATGLTVYLAGGQGQVVGGSVVGSLVAAGPVLVIAATFANATYERLPLEDDEDTTPACGGGGGGQPHLGVGGGGAGNSPPGLGTSGGGSGGQQQQHAMPDPPSLPSYNLTPNLLPNGGQLNHDAYGWAQSRAQYN is encoded by the exons ATGGAAAAGCTTGGAACAATTATTTGCATG CTCAATTTGATCAAGATTGCAAGGCTGGCTAACCGGTGGTGGGGTGGACAGGTGGGGTTGCCGGGGGTCGAACCGGCACCTTGTTCACCTGTGTCTTCGAATAAACGCGGCCGGCCGGACTTAGCCATCCTGAATGAAAACAGCGGAAGCAAAGGCAGTGAAGATGAAGAAAGAGACAACACTAGTGGTGAGCCAAGAGAGGGTGCTGTTGAAGTTGGAAATCGAAGACCTAGAGGCCGACCTCCAGGATCCAAGAACAAACCAAAGCCACCAATCTTCGTCACGAGAGATAGTCCAAATGCACTTCGTAGCCATGTCATGGAAGTTGCCGGTGGCAGTGATGTGGCTGAAAGCATAGCACAATTTGCCCGCAAACGCCAGCGTGGGGTTTGTGTGCTCAGTGGTAGTGGCTCAGTAGCTAATGTTACCCTAAGGCAGCCCGCAGCACCCGGAGCAGTCGTAGCACTTCATGGAAGATTCGAAATTCTGTCGCTGACCGGGGCTTTTTTGCCCGGTCCAGCTCCGCCCGGAGCAACAGGACTGACAGTTTACTTGGCTGGTGGTCAAGGACAAGTTGTTGGTGGAAGTGTAGTTGGTTCTCTTGTGGCAGCAGGGCCAGTTTTAGTGATTGCTGCTACTTTTGCTAATGCAACTTATGAGAGATTGCCTCTTGAAGATGATGAGGATACAACTCCTGCTTGTGGTGGCGGTGGCGGTGGGCAGCCACATCTTGGTGTTGGTGGTGGGGGTGCAGGAAATTCACCTCCTGGACTAGGGACTAGTGGAGGTGGTAGTGGTGGACAACAGCAGCAGCATGCCATGCCTGATCCTCCATCCTTGCCTAGTTACAATTTGACACCAAATTTATTGCCGAATGGAGGGCAGTTAAATCATGATGCCTATGGTTGGGCACAGTCCAGGGCACAGTATAATTGA
- the LOC140037562 gene encoding bet1-like SNARE 1-2: protein MSHRRDQRSSRAALFDDLEEGGLRASSSRDVDEHGNEKAIESLQDRVSFLKRLTGDVHEEVESHNRLLGRMGNDMDASRGIMSGTIARFKMVFEKKSSRRMCKLVVCFVVSFLVICYMLRVLFHYLYG from the exons ATGAGTCATCGAAG GGATCAGAGATCCTCCAGGGCTGCTCTGTTTGATGACCTTGAAGAAGGTGGTCTTAGGGCCTCCTCTTCTCGAGATGTCGACGAGCATGGCAATGAAAAAGCTATTGAGAGCTTACAGGATCGAGTCAGCTTTTTGAAAAGA CTTACTGGTGATGTACATGAGGAGGTGGAAAGTCATAACCGTCTCCTGGGCCGAATG GGAAATGATATGGATGCATCAAGAGGAATCATGTCTGGAACAATTGCTCGTTTCAAAATG GTGTTTGAGAAGAAATCAAGTCGAAGAATGTGCAAGCTCGTAGTTTGTTTCgtggtttcttttcttgtaatctGCTATATGCTTAG GGTTCTATTCCACTATCTATATGGATAA
- the LOC140037563 gene encoding uncharacterized protein produces MVAEPWLIKMGNQVSGSFKNSLALENPKKSSSGNKKQGQQEKKIIGILSFEVANVMSKIIYLHKSLADSEIFKLKNEILNSEGIKKLVSDKETRLLELALVEKLDDLQRVASVVSRLGKKCTIPALQGFEHVYGDIMSGVIDVKELGFLVKDMEGRVRKMERYVSFTANLYHEMEVLNELEIATKKFQQNQHEESRKAFEQKLVWQKQDVRHMKDVSLWNQTYDKVVELLARTVCTIYARIALVFGDAILRRDSLNGTVSGPQVGFSGSLRHMKQDYEAKSGQINGECGVQVGTDLMKQTLSKSVGNHHSGLMEKKVLENKGVNYDRPKAGMQRSEAGLFSPEDFNFTCGIGPGRLFMECLSLSSSTSKVDDDDDDTVNYDRSSQISSCCSVANGLKREHPALSGLLSWSVSGDPRKLQSNVANGAKFGSKSKLFVYAPDCSVGGSALALHYANVIIVIEKLLRYPHLVGEEARDDLYQMLPTSLRKTLKSKLKAYVKDLAIYDAPLAHDWKERLDEILKWLAPMAHNMIRWQSERNFEQQQIVTKTNVLLLQTLYFADQAKTEAAICELLVGLNYICRYEHQQNALLDCASSFDFEDCMEWQMQLRASFQS; encoded by the coding sequence ATGGTGGCGGAGCCTTGGTTAATAAAGATGGGAAATCAGGTAAGTGGCAGTTTCAAGAATTCTTTAGCTCTGGAAAATCCCAAAAAATCATCTTCTGGTAATAAAAAACAAGGCCAGCAAGAGAAGAAAATTATTGGGATTCTTTCATTTGAAGTTGCTAATGTGATGTCTAAGATTATTTATCTTCACAAATCTTTAGCTGATAGTGAAATTTTTAAGCTTAAAAATGAGATCTTGAATTCTGAAGGGATAAAGAAACTAGTTTCTGATAAGGAAACAAGGCTTTTAGAATTAGCCCTGGTTGAAAAACTTGATGATTTGCAAAGGGTTGCTAGTGTTGTATCTAGGTTGGGAAAGAAATGTACAATACCTGCTCTGCAGGGTTTTGAGCATGTTTATGGGGATATTATGTCTGGGGTGATTGATGTAAAGGAATTGGGATTTTTGGTTAAGGATATGGAGGGAAGAGTGAGGAAAATGGAAAGATATGTCAGTTTTACAGCTAATTTATACCATGAAATGGAGGTTCTTAATGAGTTGGAAATTGCCACTAAGAAGTTTCAACAGAACCAACATGAAGAGAGTAGGAAGGCCTTTGAGCAGAAGTTAGTCTGGCAGAAACAGGATGTTAGGCATATGAAGGATGTGTCCCTTTGGAATCAGACTTATGATAAGGTTGTAGAGTTGTTGGCTAGAACTGTTTGTACAATTTATGCAAGGATTGCTTTGGTTTTTGGGGATGCGATTTTaaggagggattctttgaatgGTACAGTTTCAGGGCCACAGGTTGGTTTTAGTGGGAGTTTGCGTCATATGAAGCAAGATTATGAAGCAAAATCGGGCCAGATAAACGGTGAGTGTGGTGTTCAGGTAGGGACTGACTTGATGAAACAAACTTTGAGCAAGAGCGTTGGTAATCATCATTCTGGACTGATGGAAAAGAAGGTGTTGGAGAATAAAGGTGTCAACTATGATAGGCCAAAGGCTGGAATGCAGCGAAGTGAAGCTGGCTTATTTAGTCCTGAGGATTTTAACTTCACTTGTGGGATAGGGCCTGGAAGGTTGTTTATGGAATGCCTTAGCTTGAGCAGTTCTACCTCAAAAGTAGATGATGACGATGATGATACAGTTAATTACGATCGATctagtcaaatttccagctGTTGCAGTGTTGCAAATGGTTTGAAGAGGGAGCATCCTGCACTCTCGGGTTTATTGAGTTGGTCCGTCAGTGGAGATCCAAGGAAACTTCAAAGTAATGTGGCAAATGGTGCAAAATTTGGCTCCAAAAGTAAGCTGTTTGTTTATGCACCTGACTGCTCTGTTGGAGGCTCTGCTCTAGCCCTGCATTATGCAAATGTTATCATCGTGATAGAGAAGCTGCTCCGTTATCCACATTTGGTTGGTGAGGAAGCCAGGGATGACCTCTATCAGATGCTGCCAACAAGCTtaagaaaaactttgaagagtAAACTGAAAGCTTATGTGAAAGACTTAGCTATCTATGATGCTCCTCTGGCCCATGATTGGAAGGAAAGGCTTGATGAGATACTGAAGTGGCTTGCCCCCATGGCGCATAACATGATCAGGTGGCAAAGCGAACGTAATTTTGAGCAGCAGCAGATTGTTACCAAGACAAATGTGCTGTTGCTCCAAACCTTGTACTTTGCTGACCAGGCAAAGACGGAGGCTGCAATCTGTGAGCTACTGGTTGGTTTGAACTACATATGCCGCTATGAGCATCAGCAAAATGCTCTGTTGGATTGTGCAAGCAGTTTCGATTTTGAGGACTGTATGGAGTGGCAAATGCAACTTCGGGCTTCTTTTCAATCTTGA